Genomic DNA from Prunus persica cultivar Lovell chromosome G1, Prunus_persica_NCBIv2, whole genome shotgun sequence:
cttttcttaaagcaccgtgttcattgattttgtaagacacaattggatgtcgaaacggtttccgatttgtctaatttttttataaggatgatctatgaatgaatacctaaaaattagatggtttggattattgggaaaagaattgtagggtaccctaaagggcgtccctcaaataaaattatttaagggatccctcaatagaaggggactgtatatatatatatatatattggactTGGAGCATTGAACAGTGTCACCACGAGTTAGGGTTAGAGCATGTCCAGTGCGAGCTCTTTTGTCAGGGTAGGAGGCCCATTTACTTAGTTTTGGACCTCCAGCGCAAAAGATGCAGTTCGGGTAAGGCCTGAGTCCCACCAGCCCTGGCAAGCCTAAAGGCAGATCTTGCATGGGCTTCAGCCCGAAGGCGCTGACGTCATtgagtaaaaacaaaaaaaaataaaaaaacaaaaaacaaaaaaaatatggatgttttccctataaatacacaacaaatttattcactttccctataaatacataacaagtttatattttgttgcatattctttttttttttttatgcccTTGCCCAagccttttggggtggaaccagAAAAAGCAAGGCTGCTACTATTCAAGTGAATAATAGCAGTCATTGCCTTGTCCTTGACTTAGCCTTAGCCTTTTGGAGTGGACATGCTTTTAGAGCAACTCCTCCAGCATGCCCGGGCAAAGGTGGGGTTTGGCCCAAAACAGCCTTCCAGCGGACAAATGTTGCACTGGCTGCGGGTGGGCTCCACAAGCCTGGGTTGGCCTTCAGGCAAAAACAGCCCTCAGTCTAACCTGGGTTTGCTGACGTCAATGATGACgtcaacaaccaaaaaataattttaaaaaatctaaaaaaattaaaaaaaatactaaacttttcagaattttttttaaaataaatacttagtcatatttttcactttctacaccaaaactctatacaaatttctctcatcatatctcatgtgaatagtaattgttATGGCAATTGGTGGAAACACACTTTACTTTTTGCAAgagcagccactattcacataaatagtAGCTGCTCTAACCCCCCCTTGCCATGACAAAGAGCAAATGGATGGAGTTGCTCTTAACGAATGAATAATTTTGGGTACCAGACCAGAGTCACGACTCACGGATGTAGTCGGTCAATGGCCCGAGGTCGTCTCACATGTCCATTTCATTTTTGACCAGACAGTGTGGGCTAGTCATGGGCATTTCATGTTCAGTTCATGTATGCAGTCTCTCTCTCGTCATCcactctctgtgtctctctgGCTTACTTTCCTGCTTTCCTCTCCAAATCACATCAATTTGCAATTGCAGACTATGCAGACTTGCAAGCccactcaaaattcaaataatttgcAGACTACTGACTCTCTTTGTTATGACAGAGGCAGAGGGATAGACTGTGGAGAGCGTGAATCTCATATCATTCTATATTATATGTTCTCCACGTAGTAAACTTAAATGAGCCGTGTGAAGGAACATGTGGAGAGAGTTGACATGACAACCAACTTCATAAAATTCACGACCTCTTTTTACTTTTGGTCAATTTTTTACCATGCTTTTTGTGAGTGTAACCTGGCAGTGGGCCAGTGACAGACGGGTCCATATTCTACAATGAGTCCATTATGCTAACATCGGCTCTGGTCTGGTTCTGTTAATTCAATTATAAGCCCAAGCCCCGAAGTTTCATTTTTGCATAACAAGCAAAAGGCaatgtgttttgtaatttaggctcgtatttttctttttttttcttttcttttttttttataaatgtaaTTTAGGTTGTATTGATTGTATAgtcattttgttttggttttacaataaaatgaaaatatagaaaaacttGCATGAAACgagaataatattattttgcatgaaattaacGCTGATTCATATACAAAAGAAATCAGAGCAAGAGAATATAATAATAGAATAAGAGTATGGTTTGGAGCTCGAAGCAAATCAACATTCCATCATGAAGCAgttgctttgtttttatttatgcaGCCAAAGTAAAAGTaacatcaatcaatcaaacaaagcAACAAAAGCAAATATCGGGAAGATACATTCACACATgcgaagaaaataaataaaacatactCAGGATCTGATTAGAGCAACAATTATGTATCTCGTAGGGCTCTACACTACACCCAAAGGATTAACTAGGTATGTTTTATTTCAAGGGGAGGGGGGTGGGGGACCAATTCTCATTTCATCACATCCGTGACACGTGTCACCACCACGTGCTAGTGGTCGgccatttctttatttattttctaatattttcgATTTCCTTGAATTAATTTTGGGAGTTTGTGAAGTGTGGGCAGCAAGTCTTGTACTCGAGTGGCAGCATGAATGAAGCTGTCGGGTCTTAGTGGGCCGATCCATTTGTAAGACTAAGAGACTAGTAAAGTTTCCTTTGACGTCTGTCGtttttctttgcctttttattttttataaaaactcatTTCTTTGGGTTATTGTTCCAACTCCACCCCCATTGTgcaattataatttatttacaataTCTAGTCGCTGAGTCAACTCAACCTACACGGGTTTTAAATTaccatccaatccaatctgaTTCACATGCCAAAACTTCGAGTTTAAAAATCTTCCAATATCGGATGATGCGATAAACAATCATGATTTTGACCTAAAACGAATGTCGTTGTTAAATTACAAGAAAGGGAAAAGCATCGTACCCCACGTTTGTTATACAAATACAATTCGGTCATTTCACAGTTGAAGATGAGATCTTTGCAAATATTTGTGGACCCACCTTTAAGGTAAGCACAGGCCTCCCCCAACCTTGTTTTGGTGCTCACAAAGGAAGGTAAGCACAGGCCTCCCTATTTGCTTGCTTGTCAGCTTGCATGGTGTTGGACTTGAGTATATGTGTGTCCCATATGTTGGAgccataaataaaagaaatctacaagtgggataaaataaatgtaagaaaagcaaagcaaatgaattatgaaattaatggataaaagtaggggtgggcatcaatcCGGCCGATCCGGTCAATCCGGCCGAACCGATTATattggattggtttggtttggttttgaccaaagaaaaagtcaacattttgaaaaaccgaaccgaaccggtttggtttggttcagttgtggtttgagagttttaaaaactgtcctaaaccgaaccggaccgattataaatcaatttattatttatttaatttagtttacatGTGGCAAGGTTTGTGTGCGTTTTGTGAGTCCGCGTATCTGAATGTTGGTGCACGTTTTGATCTTCTAATTTGCATATCCCAGTTATTTGTGTGTGCTTGtatttccctctctttctatCTCTACTATGTGTGTTTGCTCTTTGTGTTGTGTGGCTCTTCTTACTCTATCtatcttaattaatgggtccatttcataatttcatacgCATTCAAACTCCACCTCTGTGATAAAAGTATTTACCTCTCTATGATAAAagcttttcatttgtttgtattgTGATGAATGCAATGAGTAAATTTAATGCTACTGAGTAAATTTAATGctacttggttaatgcaaattttgtatttgtttgttttgatggaAATTGTGAACTTAGATGCTAGACATTGGACAACCTTTGAATAAATGGAATGATGTTGTATTAGCCTTTGatggaatggaatggaatgataTAATGGCAAAATGTTAGCATTATAATGTAAGagcaggttgaaaaatgcatgGTTTTGTGTTAGGCACAAACAGGCCGAACcaatccgaaccaaaccgatTACAAGTGGTTTGGATTGGTTCGGTTTCCATTATGATTTTAGGTtaatccgaaccaaaccggactgttattttcttattggttcagctgtggtttgagagtaaaaccgaaccaatccggaccgtgcccacccctagatAAAAGGCATGTGTGAGGTGCGCGGCCTTATGTTATGTGCTGCATGTAAATTGTAAGGCATGTAAGTGAGCAAGTgggagatgatgatgatgatgatgagacgGAAGTTATGGGTAGTCCATCTCATCTGACTGACAAAAGATAATCTGTATCAGTATGTATGTGTGTTATGTAAATACTGGAAAGAATCTGACCCTTCTTTTAAAAGTGAAACAAGAATGAACAGTGAGTGACTGAACGAGCAAAGAGACACTACACTTTGCAAGTATCTTTTTATGTGGGACTTGAACCAAGTACTCTTTGCTTTCTCTgtttgcctctctctctctctctctctctctctctcattgatttgatttgtttcATACTAATAGGTTGCTGTTGGAGAGTGGAAGAGcccaaaattcaacaaaaatagtGGTTAAGTGTGTTAtctgattttccttttctctgtcTGATATCTTTCTGACTTTACACCATCATCCCCATCCCTCCTACCACTTCTTTCCCATAATTGTACACCTTTCTCTGTCTCTGCCTTCCTTCCCCCATCTTATCCTCATTTATTTCTCCCTTAATTCCTTTTACCCACTCCTTTTCTGGTAAAAAATACTTGCAAAGAAACCCAGATAAGATAATAGGCCTGTCTCTTTAGTCCTTGTGGTGGTGGCACTTCCCTTAAGTGGCATGAGGCATATCCCCAAACCATAGCCTGCAACTTCAAGACTATGTATGTATGAACTCTCTCTACCTCTAtagatttgattttgattgcaGCTTTTCTGCTCTTTTCATATGCTTTTCTTTGCACTCGCTGTAGTCCTAGGCTTTTCTGCTTATAGttaatttctttccttttgtttatttttggtttttgggtcTAAAATCACTACAATTCAACCTACTACTACTTCTGTCTTGTTTAGGAGGGTCTTGGTTGTGAATGGTTGAATTTATTTTGAGCTCTGTCAGTGACTTGTACAGGACTGGTGAGCTTTGGTTGATTTTATGCTTCTGAGTATTTCATATGATGTATTctagtttttgtttgaatatatTCAGTCCGGACTTTCTGGGCTTCTTTATTGTGTGATCTTCTTTTCGACTATTCTTTCTCCCCGAATAAACCAAAGATTATGCTTTTTCTGAAGTTGAACCTCTTGCTTTGGATGCTTGTTTGGTTGTGCTGAGTTGTAGTACCTaattcatattattattacagtAAACCAGTAGATGTTAACTTGTAGTAGATTATCAAAAGTAAAAGGTGAAAAGCAAGGTCCATTTTGATCATCTCTAGATGGaagcaatttttttggttgcttataacaaaatttaaagGAGATCATTCAAAAAGAATACTGACATGCTGAAGAATCGTGGATctttattgaaaatttataaagtATTGATGTCTCCTATGGGCTTTTGATGTTAACAGCATTTGGTATTAGGTGGTAGGTAGAAGCTAATTCATGGAAGTAGCTGAGGAAACCTTTCCACTAATTGATTTGGTATTCTgctgtttaataatttaggAGTACTGGTATTCAAAAGTACCTCAAGTTTGTCATGTATATCCACATGGATGAAGACAATTTGGGTACCACTACATatcagaaaaattgaaaaagaatacCACTTTTCATAGTATAGTCCAATGAAAGTACTTATCACCCACAATCATATGGAACAAGGGATTGCATACTAATCCCTTATTCCGAACAATCTTGTTAATTTGTTCATGCATTAGCTACTGTCTTGAGAAGCATATATGTATGAGCATGACAATATCATGGTAATACGATTTCGTAATTTGATGGAAATCTGTCTTTTCCATGTTCTCCAATTTGAATCTTAACATCCTGTCTCAAACTTTGGGTAAACCATGGTTGTAGTTTTTCAAGTTCTGTCTTTCCATTTAAATGCCACTTAGAGACAACTAATAACAGAATGTTTACTGATTTCTCATGATGATTCCCCACCTTTTAGAGATGCACCCTTTTCGAGATAAAGAGACACAAAGGCACCCCAGAGCAcaatttttctttgcagaactCTTATGTGACAAACAAATATGTTCTCAGGACACCTTTCCCTTATTGAAGTTATGACTTTCACCTGTGAGGTATAAAGCTCCTTCCtgagtttcttttgttttttcttttttgatcaGTAAGTTCCTTACAGAGATTTTGAGATTGTACTATTCCCATTTCCTAATTGCTTAAGGAAAAGCTTCTACACAATATGATATCAGAGGAAATAGTGGTGTTTGAATCCCAAGGCCTTCCAAGCTCCAGTCAATTTCAGAATCTCGCACATTAGATTCACACATGAGAGAAATGTTTGATAGTTTTAAATAGGAATCTCACTATTAAGACAGAGAATCTCCACTAAACTAGAAAAAAGCATGAGTCACAATATATTACTTTTAGAGAGTGTTCATACGTGCAGGCCTTGTAAGCTCCATGTTCCATAGAATGTTATGCATTGTGTTTGACATAATTGTTTTATGAGTTTCTGTTATGTAGTTTGCTGATGGAACACGGCTGGTCGTGTTTCTTTATATGGAATCGCTAGCTAGGAATTGTGTAGCAACTACTAGGGAAAAGTGCATGATTCATGTTCAAAAGGAAGACAGTGATAAGTTGATTGGTGTTTATTAGATGAGatgaaatattttcttttttggtcaagatATTGTATAATCAAATGAAAGTTGGTGGGATTTCTGTCCATGTGTTTTCACATGCATCCCATTTACCGCCATCAATCCCTCGTTGCAAATTCTCTTGCTACGAaatagaagagaagaaagaatccTAATATGTCATGAAAAATGACTCATTCTGGCATTCGTGATTGCAGGCGAAGAGCTAGCTGACGACGACACTGTCAGCAGTTCCTTCAATTCTTCGTCTGATTTCTGATATATAGAAGAAACAAGTTCGCGACTTCACTGTCCTGCTGAAACATGGTCACACCAAACTTGAACTTGGAATATGAAAATGATTCGGAAGTTTCAAGCcaagaaaatttcaacatccCTCTGCAAGAAGAATCCCATGATCTCTCTAAGGATAGCACCACCACTTCTTCCTGCCTCACAAATCAGACAAACCTCCAACAACAAGATCCGGGGCCTATTTCCCTCAACTTGACACTCCAGTTTAGCTCCCGTGACATTGAATTGAAGGGCACAGGGGAGACTAGCAGTACTGAAGGAGCTGCACCCCCTACTTCAGAAGCAACAATGCCAAGGGTGTTCTCATGCAACTACTGCAAGCGTAAGTTCTATAGCTCACAGGCACTTGGTGGCCATCAGAATGCTcacaagagagagaggacaaTGGCCAAGCGTGCTATGCGTATGGGAATGTTTCCTGACAGGTACACTAGCTTGGCATCTCTTCCCCTGCATGGTTCTGCTGCTTCTGCATTTCGATCTCTTGGTATCGAAGCTCATGCTGCAGTGCACCAAAACATTATGATACCATCCGATCAGAGGCTCCCTGTCCCTGACACAAGAGGTGTGGCAAGGTTTCAGCAAGGCTATTTTGGAGTGCCAATGTTTATGGAAGAGGATGATGTGGGTATGTTTTGGCCTGGGAGTTTCCGTCAGGTGGGTGAGGGAGTTGGAGGTCGTCATTCGAATATGCAGTTTTCTCAAAATCCAACAATGAATTCAGGAGGATCCACCATGCCACCAAATACAAAGACAAGTTCATCTTCACCTGATCTTACTTTAAAGCTCtgagatttttgttttctgtttagatatatttccttttagACATGCTGCCATGCCATGAATAGTATTATTAACTTTGTACAGTGAGATATGCATTTTTAGCGGCTGCagatttctaaattttttatggctgtatttgtttcttttgtaaggatgatgtTCTTGGTGTTAATTGCTACTGATGTATAACAAGTTTTGGAGGTGAAGATGATTGATAAGCCTTGTGATGATCATGATGTCTGCAGTTGTGGTTTATGATTAATGGGATGGCAATAATTGGTTTAAGCttgaatttcataattttctgttcttttcttgtttgattgGTAAAGCCTAATTGGTCACACAAACGACTTATAGTTCAAGTTGTTAAGTGTATTGACCCACGCATTCGAATTCTTATGTTCAAATCATCCCCCAATATAATCAAgacatgtataaaaaaataaaaaataaacagtcaactattttgaaatgattGATAAAAAGCAGGAATGTTTGGATCTAATATTAGCAAAAAtgattaatgaattaattaaataattaaagtaaCGCGGATAGCGTAAATGATTGGAAAAGATCCATCGACGCCTCGACACCGTAACGAAATGTAAGGCGTTTATCATGGTCCTCCTACCTGTCGTTGGTTTAGCTGACCAATTTACCATTTCATATGGACTTAACTTGAATGTTGAATTTTTAAGAGAGAGTAGATGCTTTGAGTCTTTCTCGAGCTCGCTTAACTTGAAAAGCATCCTTTCAAATTCTATAACGTGATTAAAAGATTATTAGTCTAAAGTATGAATGGCGCGTGTATTTAGAGGAGGATGCttatactctcttttttttctttttttcttttttgtaataGAAAGTTTAAAGGGGGAAGCTACCCCATTCCAAGGCCCTTTTTTCGTTTTTACATATTACCCATTAAGAGGGATTATCGATAACGGGACTCGAACCTAGATATTgataacaaaaagaacaatCTTTACCAACTCCACCAACCCTCGTTGGCAGGATGTTTATTCTTAAACAAATGCTCAATGTATAAATTCATAATCTCTCAGCGCAAGTCCAGCAGGCCTGAAGGCAAGAACAACCTgaggatgaaattttttataaacaaaattatcaaaaaattcagaattttttttatacatacttagcaatttattattattaataatctcatacatataaataaaattaatcccaaatgaatagtaattgccattgagtctaaaatatcgatggtaTCGGAAATATCGATAGTCCAAAAACACGAAAATTTCAATGGAAATAttgggatattatcgatatcgataaaaattgaataaaaaccaagaaaattgtaagaaaaacttgaaaatttttattgaaactttggaagatgtttatttagtcatttatctattagtttatcaacaaaaattagaaggaaatgcattgcatgatgagTTTAACttatttaaattgattattgtagaaaatatgtggcaattaatgaaagaagattaaacacaccataatcatttatatataataatttactacaatattttacactttatacattgcaagGTAAGCAATGGCGAATCCATGAATTTTTATAGGGGTAGgctaaataattttatttttttagatgAGATATATTATAagctttttttctcttgaaacagaaatgtaaataaaattttataaatcaaacaaagtcacattacaagcaaatataacacaaagaagtacaaaatataaataaatatcaaatcaaacacattgtccaacttcaaaaaaatatGTTCGATTGCAAACAAATTTTGAGAGCTTGCCCTTCGAATCTCATCACGTTGATTGATTGGATGTTCACAAATTGGAATGCTTTTCCCAGGGTCCTATTCTAAAGAAGCAACATCAAACTCTTTAGATTCAACAAATTGAGATCTGAATTCAAAAATTTCCTCAGGAGTTGAAGTATCAACATTAGATTTGTTATCGTTATCACTTTTTttgaagaataaataaatagtttttCCTATCTTTTGCATGTCTATTACCATCATGTGGCATGATATCCTAACAAGAAATACTAGACACCAAAAGTCATATATGCTAATTAATATTTCaagttgcaaaaataaaacatatttcAATAAtctccaaaaaaattcacccaaaccctaaatcataaaaacttaacaacaattaaaattaaaaattgaatatatatatatatttaaaaacaaaaaaaaaacttaccaaTATTGAAGAACCCACTGAAGATAAGTTGGTACAATTTTTTAGAGGAGGAGAGCTATTTCCTCTAGGCTCTCAAGGTtcaaatatggtgttttgagtgGCTAGAAGAAATCTTTTGATGTTTGCTCTCTGTTGGTGTAGCCCAATATCAGTACCATTAGAATAGCTCAAGTTGGTAGAGCCTAAGCGTGAGTTCTGcttctaatcaaatttatataggtttggattgatatttattatttcctaTATGCTTCAGAAGTGGGcatattttaaatagaaaatcgaACTATTATTTACTTTACTTAGATTGGGCTATTAttagtttattatatttatttgataCAGTATACTAATATTTATTGGAGTAAGAATAaacttataaaatttaaatcatatttaatAGAGTTTCCATTtacatattatcacaaaacacaTAAGCAACATGGTGGTTAAGGCGTTGAAGGAGTGAAATGGCAGGGGTTCGAATCCCCTTTGTGTGTGTGCTTCGTGTTTTTTTCTAACAGATTTTCTAACGATCTCGCTAATAGATGAAGCAAATTATAGATTTTCCGCGACATTGAGTATGTACTCGTAAATGTCCCCAAAATCAGGTATGAACTCGTAAATGGCCCTATAAGTTGGGGAGTTTACTGTAGTTTACCCAACATATTACTAGAACATATACTATTTATGTGAATAATAAAtactattatctttttttatttttgatcaTGACAAATGAGTGAAAATGCT
This window encodes:
- the LOC18791768 gene encoding zinc finger protein 4; this encodes MVTPNLNLEYENDSEVSSQENFNIPLQEESHDLSKDSTTTSSCLTNQTNLQQQDPGPISLNLTLQFSSRDIELKGTGETSSTEGAAPPTSEATMPRVFSCNYCKRKFYSSQALGGHQNAHKRERTMAKRAMRMGMFPDRYTSLASLPLHGSAASAFRSLGIEAHAAVHQNIMIPSDQRLPVPDTRGVARFQQGYFGVPMFMEEDDVGMFWPGSFRQVGEGVGGRHSNMQFSQNPTMNSGGSTMPPNTKTSSSSPDLTLKL